In one window of Erwinia tasmaniensis Et1/99 DNA:
- the zapA gene encoding cell division protein ZapA, whose translation MSAQPVDLQIFGRSLRVNCPPEQQDALNLAAEDLNQRLQDLKVRTRVTNTEQLVFIAALNICHELAQEKSKTRDYASNMEQRIRMLQQTIEQALLEQGRITERTGTNFE comes from the coding sequence ATGTCTGCACAACCGGTAGATCTTCAAATTTTTGGCCGTTCATTACGAGTAAATTGTCCGCCGGAACAGCAAGATGCGCTGAACCTGGCTGCTGAAGACCTCAATCAACGGTTGCAAGACTTAAAAGTTCGCACTAGAGTCACGAATACCGAGCAGTTAGTTTTTATTGCTGCACTGAATATTTGCCACGAGTTGGCGCAGGAGAAATCCAAAACTCGTGACTATGCGTCAAATATGGAGCAGCGCATCCGGATGCTGCAACAGACCATTGAACAGGCGTTGCTTGAACAGGGTCGCATTACTGAACGTACCGGAACGAACTTCGAATAA
- a CDS encoding 5-formyltetrahydrofolate cyclo-ligase, whose translation MNLNPCDRHHIRDNIRRLRRQLSDEQQQLAAMQVAERALSFAPIRQAHNIALFLSVDGELNTGPLIARLWQRQQQVYLPVLHPFSPGNLLFIRYDEHTQLKNNRLRIPEPPLDVRRLLPLSQLDVVMVPLVAFDNTGQRLGMGGGFYDRTLQSWRQHGFLPVGLAHDCQRVEQLPVASWDVPLPALITPSKIWQW comes from the coding sequence ATGAATCTCAACCCGTGCGATCGTCATCATATCCGTGACAATATCCGCCGGCTGCGTCGCCAGCTCAGCGACGAGCAGCAGCAGCTTGCCGCCATGCAGGTCGCCGAACGTGCGCTCAGTTTTGCTCCGATACGGCAGGCGCATAACATTGCGCTGTTCCTTTCTGTCGATGGCGAACTGAATACAGGCCCGCTGATAGCCCGCCTCTGGCAGCGCCAGCAACAGGTTTATCTACCGGTGCTGCACCCCTTCTCGCCGGGTAACCTGCTGTTTATACGCTACGACGAACATACCCAGCTGAAAAATAACCGCCTGCGCATCCCGGAACCGCCGCTGGACGTTCGTCGGCTTCTGCCGCTCAGTCAGCTGGACGTGGTCATGGTGCCGCTGGTGGCCTTTGATAACACCGGGCAGCGCCTGGGTATGGGCGGAGGATTTTACGACAGGACGTTGCAGAGCTGGCGGCAGCACGGTTTCTTACCGGTGGGGCTGGCTCATGACTGTCAGCGGGTTGAGCAGCTGCCAGTGGCAAGCTGGGATGTGCCCCTGCCAGCGCTGATCACGCCGTCAAAAATCTGGCAGTGGTGA
- a CDS encoding YecA/YgfB family protein, which yields MSLTNIMPGYNALASVLTQQGVAMTPAEMHGLISGLICGGSGDRWQTQVHDLTNEGIAWSQTLAQPLQQLHDATSNALEDDGFLFQLYLPEDDDISVFDRADALAGWVNHFLLGLGVTQPKLDKVKGETGEAIDDLRTIAQLGYDEDEDQEELEQSLEEVVEYVRVAALLCHDTFTRVSAPTNVVMKKPTLH from the coding sequence ATGTCACTAACCAACATTATGCCGGGCTACAACGCTCTGGCCTCAGTACTTACCCAGCAGGGCGTTGCCATGACCCCTGCCGAAATGCATGGTCTGATCAGCGGTTTAATCTGCGGTGGCAGCGGTGACCGCTGGCAAACCCAGGTGCACGATCTGACAAATGAGGGGATAGCCTGGTCACAGACGCTGGCTCAGCCTTTGCAGCAGCTGCACGACGCGACGAGCAATGCGCTGGAAGATGATGGCTTCCTGTTTCAGCTCTACCTGCCGGAAGATGATGACATCAGCGTGTTTGACCGCGCCGATGCGCTTGCTGGCTGGGTAAATCATTTCCTGTTGGGATTAGGTGTCACGCAGCCAAAACTCGACAAGGTGAAGGGCGAAACCGGCGAAGCGATCGATGATTTACGCACTATTGCCCAGCTCGGTTATGATGAAGATGAAGATCAGGAAGAGCTGGAGCAGTCTCTGGAAGAGGTTGTGGAATATGTGCGTGTAGCGGCATTACTGTGTCACGATACCTTTACCCGAGTGTCTGCACCGACTAACGTCGTAATGAAAAAACCGACGCTGCATTAA
- the pepP gene encoding Xaa-Pro aminopeptidase — protein sequence MTQQEFLRRRQALLAKMAPASAALIFAAPEVTRSNDSEYPYRQNSDFWYFTGFNEPEAMLMLIKSADNHSHSVLFNRVRDLTAEIWFGRRLGQDAAPASLAVDRALPWDDIADQTHLLLNGLDVVYHAQGQYAFADRIVFSALEKLRSGSRQNLSAPTTLTDWRPWVHELRLIKSPEEQAVLREAGRISALAHTRAMQQSRPGMFEYQLEGEIQHEFNRHGARFPSYNTIVGSGENACILHYTENESQMRDGQLVLIDAGCEFKGYAGDITRTFPVGGKFSAPQRAVYDIVLASLNRALALYRPGTSIREVTAQAVQVMVSGLVKLGIMQGDVDILIAENAHRQFFMHGLSHWLGLDVHDVGHYGVDRDRVLQPGMVLTIEPGLYIAPDADVPPEYRGIGIRIEDDIIITADGNENLTDSVVKDADEIEALMAAAKRP from the coding sequence ATGACACAGCAGGAATTTTTGCGCCGCCGCCAGGCGCTGTTAGCGAAAATGGCCCCGGCCAGCGCGGCGTTAATTTTTGCCGCCCCGGAAGTCACTCGCAGCAACGACAGCGAATATCCTTATCGGCAGAACAGCGATTTTTGGTATTTCACCGGTTTTAACGAACCGGAAGCGATGCTGATGCTGATAAAAAGCGCGGATAACCACAGCCACAGCGTGTTGTTCAACCGGGTGCGTGACCTCACCGCTGAAATCTGGTTTGGACGCCGCCTCGGGCAGGACGCCGCGCCTGCCTCGCTGGCGGTGGATCGTGCCTTACCCTGGGATGATATAGCCGACCAGACTCACCTGTTGCTGAACGGACTGGATGTTGTTTATCACGCCCAGGGGCAATACGCCTTTGCTGACCGCATCGTCTTCAGCGCGCTGGAGAAACTGCGTAGCGGTTCACGCCAGAATCTCTCTGCCCCGACCACGCTTACCGACTGGCGTCCGTGGGTGCATGAACTGCGCCTGATTAAATCCCCTGAAGAACAGGCCGTATTGCGTGAGGCGGGGCGTATCAGCGCGCTGGCCCATACGCGAGCCATGCAGCAATCGCGCCCCGGTATGTTCGAGTATCAGCTGGAGGGGGAAATTCAACACGAATTCAACCGCCACGGCGCACGTTTTCCCTCCTACAACACCATTGTCGGGTCGGGCGAGAATGCCTGCATCCTGCACTACACCGAAAACGAAAGCCAGATGCGCGATGGCCAGCTGGTGCTGATCGATGCCGGATGTGAATTTAAAGGCTATGCCGGAGATATCACGCGGACTTTCCCGGTAGGGGGCAAATTTAGCGCCCCGCAGCGTGCGGTCTACGATATTGTGCTGGCCTCACTCAACCGTGCGTTGGCGTTGTATCGCCCCGGCACCAGCATCCGTGAGGTGACGGCGCAAGCGGTGCAGGTGATGGTCAGTGGGCTGGTCAAGCTGGGAATAATGCAGGGCGATGTGGACATCCTGATTGCTGAAAATGCCCACCGCCAGTTCTTTATGCATGGCCTAAGCCACTGGCTTGGGCTGGACGTGCATGACGTGGGCCACTACGGTGTCGATCGTGACCGTGTTCTGCAACCGGGAATGGTGCTGACCATTGAACCGGGTCTGTATATCGCCCCGGATGCTGATGTACCGCCGGAGTATCGCGGTATCGGCATTCGCATTGAAGATGACATTATTATCACCGCCGATGGCAATGAGAACCTGACTGACTCGGTGGTCAAAGATGCCGATGAAATCGAGGCACTGATGGCGGCAGCGAAACGGCCATGA
- the serA gene encoding phosphoglycerate dehydrogenase — translation MAKVSLEKDKIKFLLVEGVHQSAIDNLRSAGYTNIEFHKGALDSEALKESIRDAHFIGLRSRTHLTEEIFAAAEKLVAVGCFCIGTNQVDLGAAAIRGIPVFNAPFSNTRSVAELVIGELLLMLRGVPAANAKAHRGQWHKLAVGSYEARGKKLGIIGYGHIGMQLGVLAESLGMHVFFYDIESKLPLGNATQVQHLSDLLNMSDVVSLHVPETLSTQDMMGAEQLSQMKPGALLINASRGTVVDIPALCNALASKHLAGAAIDVFPVEPATNSDPFNSPLCEFDNVILTPHIGGSTQEAQENIGIEVAGKLAKYSDNGSTLSAVNFPEASLPMHGANASRLMHIHENRPGVLTAINQIFAEQGINILAQYLQTTPKMGYVVIDVEAPQEIADKALQLMKSIPGTVRTRLLY, via the coding sequence ATGGCAAAAGTATCACTGGAGAAAGACAAGATTAAATTCCTCTTGGTGGAAGGCGTGCATCAGAGTGCAATTGATAATCTGCGCTCGGCAGGCTACACCAACATCGAATTTCACAAGGGCGCACTGGATAGCGAAGCACTGAAAGAGTCTATCCGCGATGCGCACTTCATCGGACTGCGTTCGCGTACCCACCTTACTGAAGAGATTTTCGCCGCGGCGGAGAAGCTGGTGGCGGTTGGCTGCTTCTGCATTGGGACTAATCAGGTCGATCTGGGCGCTGCGGCAATACGCGGTATCCCGGTGTTCAACGCGCCATTCTCCAATACTCGTTCCGTGGCTGAACTGGTTATCGGCGAGCTGCTGCTAATGCTGCGCGGTGTTCCTGCGGCAAACGCCAAGGCGCACCGCGGTCAGTGGCACAAACTGGCGGTTGGCTCTTATGAAGCGCGTGGCAAAAAGCTGGGCATCATTGGCTATGGTCATATTGGCATGCAGCTGGGCGTACTGGCCGAAAGCCTCGGTATGCACGTCTTCTTCTATGATATCGAAAGCAAGCTGCCGCTGGGTAATGCCACCCAGGTTCAACATCTTTCTGACCTGCTTAACATGAGCGACGTGGTAAGCCTGCATGTGCCGGAAACCCTGTCCACCCAAGATATGATGGGCGCGGAACAGCTGTCGCAGATGAAGCCAGGCGCGCTGCTGATCAACGCCTCACGCGGTACGGTGGTCGATATTCCTGCTCTGTGCAATGCGCTGGCGTCTAAGCACCTGGCGGGCGCGGCAATTGACGTCTTCCCCGTGGAGCCGGCTACCAACAGCGATCCGTTCAATTCTCCACTGTGCGAGTTTGATAACGTCATCCTGACGCCACATATCGGCGGTTCTACTCAGGAAGCGCAGGAGAATATCGGTATTGAAGTCGCGGGTAAGTTGGCGAAATACTCTGATAACGGCTCTACGCTTTCAGCGGTTAACTTCCCTGAAGCTTCACTGCCCATGCACGGTGCCAACGCCAGCCGCCTGATGCATATTCACGAAAACCGTCCGGGCGTACTGACGGCGATTAACCAAATCTTTGCGGAGCAGGGCATCAATATCCTCGCCCAGTATCTGCAAACTACCCCGAAAATGGGATATGTGGTGATTGACGTCGAAGCGCCGCAGGAAATCGCCGATAAAGCGTTGCAGCTGATGAAGTCGATCCCCGGCACCGTCCGCACACGTCTGCTTTACTAA